AAGTCATAAGAATACTTAATATGTTATTTAGAGAATTAATTATGTTCAATTGATGAACATCTTGTTGGGTTATTTAGAGAATTAATCATTTTTTAGATTATGTGAAATTTAGAGATAAATTCTTCGTACGTGGGTTTTTGAGAAATGCTGTTTTTTAACTAACAATTTTTGGTAACATGGCACTTTCCTTGGTATACTATCAAAAGGAGCTGATGACCCTTGTGAACATTTGGTGGAAACTGAAATTTCTTGATCCTATTATCTGCAGGAACCTGAAAGATCTACGTCTAACTGGTACTCTGGCACCTGATATAGGGAACCTGGTTCATGTGAAATCTATGTAAGATACACTATTGATTTTTATCGGGTTATATCCAAATTATTTTTTGATGATTTGCTTATAACTGAGAATTCTTTGCAGAATTTTGCGAAATAATTCTCTTTCTGGTGTCATCCCCATGGAGATTGCAAATTTAAAACAATTGGAGGTTTTAGACATTGGATATAATAACTTCAGTGGACGGCTTCCTTGTCATCATTGCGACAAATTCTCGACGGGACTTCTGTAAGTTTGCGACAGCCGACAGGGCTTCCTCTATCTTTGTCTAAAATACCTTTTTGGTGGTCATGATATTGTTTGATTTTTGTTACTTTAGTTTAGTGGACAACAATAAGCTCCTTGACAGAATGCATCCcaaaatttatgaaattaaaaaGTTATCTGAAATTCAAGTTGAGGACAACCTTTTATCCACTGCTGCACGGATGGTATCTTGCAATGGTCTGCTAGTCTCGTGGTAAATTTTCTCGGCATTATCTACTTCTGGTTAAGAATTTAGTTAATATAGGAACTTTCGTAGCAAATTAATAGTTTCTATCTATGCAGATGGTTTTTTATTTTGATCTTGTTATTTCAAGTAGATTGTTGGAAAAAAACCCTTTCTTATTTATATGTTTCTTGACTGTCTGATAATATCCAGGATTTCCCCCTTTCTAGTGAGTTGCCCTTCTTAGTGACTCAAACTTGTGGTTTTTGGGGATGTTTTTGGGCTGTTTTGTTTTTTAAGAAAACAGGGAACGAGGGGTGTTAAGGTGGAACGAAGGGTGTTAGGGTGGACCCCAATATATGACATAGCAAAAGTCttagtatattatatattatttaaaggaAAAATACTAATGTGATAGATACAAGGTGAAAGGAAAGGATGTCTGAGTGGATGTTCAACTATTTGAGAAATCTAAGAAAAATTGCCTCAAACTATGTACACTCTATTTCCAAGACTTGCTGTCTACAAATGTGAATCCCTCGACAAATTTCTTGCAAAATTCTTTTTTACCCTCCGACCAAATATGTTCGCCTATTGCTCTGAAAATGCTCGTGTCAAAGAAACCACAAACGTATACTAGATAAATACTAAGAAGAAAATTCTTTTTGGTTCTTCCTTTTCTCGTGTCCATATTTCAATCTTGATCAGCACTCAAAGCTTTTCTTACTGCTTTTTTAAGTTCATTGATCATTATCTTTACAGGAATTCAGAGGAAACAAAAGATGTGACAAGGCGAAAATTATTACGAACGCCGGCTTTTAGACCTTTTTTTCTATCTCCACCTCCACCAGTATCAGTACCTCCTCCCTCTCGTCCTTTTCGGTCCCCACGTGATATAGCTCCTTCTCCATCTCCATCTCCATCTCCATCTCCATCTCCACCACGTGTGCTTGTTGTACCATCCCCGTTACCTTCTCCAGATATACAGGTATCTCCACCTTCACTGGCCACCCCTGCTGAAAAACCTAGTGCATCGAGTCAAATTTCCTGGATGAGTAGCCATCGGATTCTGGTATTTTCAGCGTTTATTGGAGGTCCTTTGTTGATTCTTTTGTTGATAGGCGGCATATTATTTTTTCGTTTCAACAAGATGGCTACTGTAAATCCGTGGAGAACAGGATTAAGTGGACAACTTCAGAAGGCATTTGTGACTGGTAACTTTTGTTTTTTACTCTTACACTTTGACCTTGTTTTTACTCTATAATGCAATTATACTTACACTTTCTTTGGTGCTTTTTAGGGGTCCCAAAGCTTAAAAGATCTGAACTTGTGGCTGCCTGTGAAGATTTCAGCAATGTTATTGGTTCTTCATCAGTATGTCATCTGTACAAGGGTACATTATCTAATGGAGTAGAAATAGCAGTCATTTCTATTGCAGTGGCATCTGCAAAGGAATGGTCAAATAGTCTAGAATCCAACTTCAGGAAAAAGGTACCTTTGGAACCTCCGATTCTGAGATTATGTTAATTTCTACATATTTCGATCTTAATCCGGGGTCTTTGGGAACTAGTGTTGTACCAAGCTTATTGTATGGAAGTATATTATCACAAATTGAGGCTTAATGTATTCTCTGCCTCTTGTTCTTGTTTCCTTTTCCAGTAAATAATATGATTTGCTTTTCATTGCAGATTGACACTCTATCGAAAGTGAATCACAAAAATTTTGTGTGCTTACTTGGATATTGTGTTGAAGAGGAGCCTTTCACAAGAATGATGGTCTTTGAATATGCCCCCAATGGAACTCTTTTTGAGCATTTACACAGTaagtattaaatttttttcttaaattcgTATTATTATATTTGCACCCATTTTTCCTAGTGTTGTTTTCATCTAGATTATAAAGTTTGCAACTAATGGATTCTATTTTAAGAAGATTTCTGTGTTCTATATATTGAGTCCATCTTCTCATTATGAGGCAGTATGTAGTGGAAATATTCAGAAGTGGCCAATAGTTAGTCTAAGTCGGGGAACCTTTTGTATTCTGTGAAACCTTcgtattttgaaaaaatttcatGTGGGGACATTGGTTCTATCCCATTGCGCGATAATTGCTACTCTTGATTAAGTAACTGCTGCCTTTCGTAGTATGTTTTCTTTCATACCTCATTCCATAAAATGAACCAATTCTTGTGGATTTTTCAGTAAGAGAAGCGGAACACTTGGACTGGGCTACTCGACTGAGAACAGCTATGGGAGTCGCATACTGTCTTGAGCACATGCACCAATTGACACCTCCATTAGCCCACAGGAACTTGACGTCATCATCCGTGTATTTAACTGAAGATTATGCTGGCAAAGTGTCGGACTTTATCTACCAAAATGAAGGAAATTTAGACGGGATTGAACCCAATACCCAGAGTAATGTCTACAGTTTTGGTGTCGTACTATTTGAAATGATGACTGGTAGGCTACCATACTCGGTTGGTGGTGAGTCACTCGAGAACTGGGGATCTGATTATCTCCGAGTTCAAACTCTAAGAGAAATCGTCGATCCGACTTTGAGAACTTTTCATGAAGAACAACTTCAACTGGTTGGTAATGTGATCAAAATGTGTACTGATCAGGATCCTAGGCGAAGACCATCCATGAAAGAAGTGTGCCTAATGTTGAGGGAGGTAACGAATATTGGACCCGATGGAGCTATACCGAAAGTTTCGCATCTTTGGTGGGCAGAGCTTGAGATTCTGTCAACTGAGGCTAATTGAAATTTGTGAAGTGGTTTCCCTTGGATTTTCTTGATTGTAAATCAGATGTTGCTagtgtttgttttttttttttccctttctttGTTGCTAGTGTTTGTTGATGATGTATGAAGGTGGGAACTGGGAAGTGTATGTAAATGAAGTTGGTGGGGAGTGTTTAGTTTTAGtaaattttgatatttcttTGTTATCTTTgctataataaatataatatgtaGGCAATTGCTTTGGAATGTAATGAACGTCAAATTCCAAGGGCAAAGCTATATCTTTTTTAATGTTTGATATTTATTTGAAAAGAGTACTTTTTCTTGATCATGCAAAATTGGTTTGTATCATCAATTCTGTATTCTTGCCTTTTTATTGCATCGGTTTGGGAACAATGATAAAAACTCATAAAAATACTGTATTTTCAATGACTActgtaaataataatattgtgtTTTTCGGTAGTCCCCTATAAGTAGTATCTCAATTCCTAATCCAAAGGTTAAGAAAAGGTCACGTGTATTTCTCACTTGAGCCGATATATTGCATTATATGACAAAGAATATGATTTCTTTGTGAACGTTGTTGATTAATACTTAGGACATTACTCGTGATATTATGAACAAATCCTTAGAATGTGTTTGGTACGAGAGAATAAAGTGAGAATAAATGaacattttcatctcattttttATACTGATGATTGATATGACATTTGAATGAAATGTCTGCTACTATAACAATGGTCATTCTTATATTTACTAGAATAATCATTTCATCAAGTTTGAATAGAGATGATCATCTTCATAGCTCATTTTCTATatttataaaatcattttcTTATTTATCTTATTAACATATATCTATATCTTGGTAACAATAATatgatttataaatataaaataatatgataatattttataatattttattgaaaaatttattttaatatataaaataatattaataaaaataaaatttttcctaAGGTAAAAGATAAACCAGGAAATGGTTAAtacaaggttcgagtttaactaggaaatcataaattcatgttgtagtcATTTAGCCTGCTTTACCAAGATATGGCTTTTAAAGGCGttatgggtgatttttatgaatttatgtttttgaggtggACCTGGGTAAAATCCTctgttattaaatttctttggtatatctttgataaatctttaatgtttaaaaattcCATATGTGAACCTTATATCAATTATTATTCCAAGATTCAAATACCtccttttcttagctcagtTTTTGAAGATGGTATATCGGCTGGAAACCTTGTGTAACTGTATATCTTTAGACTATATGTCTTTAAGAACATGCTCGATAGGTATAACAATGTCACGTATCTCAGATTCAATTTTATTCCAAGcctcagatggtatcagagccatgggaATAGTTTGGTCTAtgatttaaaacttttattcgATGAATATATTCAGTAAGAAAaaaactgttcaaaacagtttaaatgaaaaatatgatttactagaaaatttagatttattgaataaatgtactattcctaagatagaatctaaaatgatttataaattaggaacctttgaaagaattggtttcaaacaagtagttaaaactacagaatcttCGGTATCACTTCGTAATGAAGAAATGGTAAttagattactaaataataaaGATATCTTTCtttataagaaaaattataaatttattcatatagatttaattcaaattgtCTTTAGACCCTTAACTTTAGAAGGTTTACCATAAAGCTTTATAGCAGCTTTAAGGGATGATAtgaatttaaattgaaaacaaccTCTTATGGGAAGAATTCAATCTAGCTTGGCACATAGTacagtatattttgatgtttatcctaatttatctttatctttatctatgtctgatataaatatattagattctttaacattaaatgttgagATACATTGTTATAATTATACTCATGGAATAGAAGTTATATgtatcttttattttatttattacaaATCATTATTTACACTAAATCATAcgtgtaaaagaatagataaaaaaattaaatgaaactattcttatagaaattaattttaatagatctaatattataACTCGaagatctataaaatgggaagaaattgaattttcagaaaatttattAATTGAACAAGGTGTTCCTCGAAATACCGTAGaagatttaattattaataaaaataatattattcatCAAAGTAATTTCcaaaagttagagaaactgatacagtttcagaaatgaattttactatttaatggatagtaaaccaaaaattaattttactaaaggatctcgTGCTAGAACGATGACCAATACAGAATTTTACCAAGCTaaatgggaatctttcagaGAATGGTATTTTAAAAGCTTCTCTGAACAAtaatttgattatattgttacagaattttataaagtttgcgaaaatcaaaataagttaatacattttgttccttggttttttaaaacatttattatagattatatcTCAGTTCtagaaagaaattataaactttcttctggacagattcaaaaatctgtgTATCTTCCtcaacaatattttttatagaaaaaataataaaattttaaattttactgctttttcaaaattatttgataatGATATGTTACAGATAACtcttaaacatataaatcaaatattgaaaaaacaaaattatacaaatttatatttaactATAATAGAAGAAGAAATTACTTTTCTTAAATatcgtattgataaaattattttcgctattaattaaattaaaactaatgttcatatacaaaataaagaagaaactaatattgtaTCTATTGCAACTTCTTCTATACAATCTCCTccagatataaaatattttaaatttaagtcttctgtttctgatatagaaaaattactagaagaaaaatttaagaaTCTCAATTTAAATACTCTAAATGAAGATatagataataataaacatTCTTCTGatgaataaattaataaaataaaatgggcAGATAAACTTACCCAAAGTAAATATTATTAAGATAGACTTACTCCAATGGATGTTCTTTTTGAGGAACAAGAACATATTTTCACTAATAATTATAATGGAAAAAGTATTTACGAATGGAATATATATGGTTTTAGTGACATGCAGATTTATAATACTGCgcacagaatgcttatgtatagcaCTGTATGTAAAACTTTAGGCAATAATGATAAGAATATTGCTAAAATGATTATAACAGGTTTTACTAGCCAACTAAAAAgttggtgggataattatttaaatcaatctcaaaaagatgatattttaaattcaatcaaaaatgaaaaataatattcaacTAGAGAATGCAGTTTATTATCTCATAATGACAATGATTGAATATTTTACGGGTAAATTTACTGATAATGGTGAACaaattcgtactttattaagcAATTTGAAATGTAAAGctcttactgattttagatggtacaAAGACACTTTTTTATCTCGTATCTATGAGATACCAGACTGTAATAATAGTCTTTGGAAAGccaaatttatagatggtttacccTTTCTTTTTGCAGAAAGAATTCGTAAAATACTAcgaaaatatgatatatatatatatatatatatattatatattcaatATGAAAATTATACGTACATATGGTAAATTAATAATTACTTGTATTTAAtagggtttagctctctgtaatgaattaaaattgaataatcaaattaaaagacataatttacttgagaaaaaacaattagataaattttgtgatcaatttggtatatatttacctaataaaggtaaaaagaaaattaaagataaacaagaaaaatttataagaaaagacatttgtctgatagacaaaaagatagaaaaaagaaaagaaaagaaagccgtgaATTACAGAAAGTAGAAAACAAAAACAGGAAATATTCCTCTATTATTTGCAGAAATTGTAAAAAACATGGACTTTATTCTAATCAATGTTggctaaaacaaaaattaataaattagataTTAATGAGAATCTCAAAGAAACACTTTGTAAAATAATTATGGATTCTAACCAGGATTCTGATTATTATAGTGAATCAGAATATATTTCAGAATTATGATTTGAAAGAAAGTTTTGTGACGTACCGTATTTTTgcactacttgaaatttgcggaaaaataaaaattttcttaaatatgaaataaactttcaaattgcgatcatcCATAATCCATTCTCAAAAATAACTGCAAGCAAACgttcgaaattaaaaattttgctaaagcatttgactagacatcatgacagtaacatgaaatcagagtatttgaaactttcatgaatttttaaaaacatggcggtcctcgggtttagcctcccgttcagttcaagccagctcactggttgtaacgccccagattcgacgactgtacagtccattacattgaacagtctcggaatccctctcattcccgtgtgggtcggttcattcatgttcccttcacctagaagcctgccaggagccgctcattgtccgtgcaactactgatggcaccggcgatcaccccccgccctcttcggccccgggcctcacatgcccaccagcttccgcttggttcgtccccgaaccacaccgtactaagagaggtcggctctgataccacttgtaacgccccagattcgacgactgtacagtccattacattgaacagtctcggaatccctctcattcccgtgtgggtcggttcattcatgttcccttcacctagaagcctgccaggagccgctcattgtccgtgcaactactgatggcaccggcgatcaccccccgccctcttcggccccgggcctcacactggtcctcacccctcggctcctcaaatgcatcctcacctgcatcgatcaagtctattgagtctaaagactcaacatgtacaaactggaagtaacgagtaatacgtaataaaatcacatgcaactttaaaatagagcgtacgtacttgatacttgaacttgcatacttaaaagcttGAACGTAACAAACTtgaaacttgtacatacatacataaacatagacgtgtcatcatcataagacttttcttaaataTGCTTGCATACtagtacatacttgaacatttataaacttcatcattttgcgtagaggcatgtttcaaagcaagtgactcatacataagtacgcctgatcagactaaaccacagtactgggctgacagggaagatccactgccacatacatgagatccccgttcatgctttaacgggtggattggtccctggtcatgatttaccgctttccaatcctgatctaaatccgttcatgctttaacggggttgAGAGGTCTTCGGGCACGTTcgccgacttccaaacccattcataaattggtcacatgacatttagcatacataaaaaataaacattttctcatttgcacgccgaacatacttacttacttggcgttgagggattcgttggatctcgcttggggtcactgctacacatactaacgtgattacatgcacttaactttcatagtttagacgtaggtactcgtgctctccactgaagtaattaaatagcttatgacattctagatcactcgtgacttgacctcgttaaatcatcgtactaacccatgacatcgaaccccgaacaatctctaaaatgatgtgtgaacattttccCAACAATAAAGACATGGACTCACTATTGGAACCTAAAGCTAAATGAAAACCAAACATTTTTACAGAtggggccgcgctcgggcggtaaagaATTATCGCTtgagcgccaggtcttctggacGCCTACCCTCGGACGGAAAGAGTGGCGCTTGGGCGGTAAAATAtcaccgctcgagcgccgagtcTTCTGGACTCCGCAACTCAGAAACTTATACTCTCCAAATTCGATTACACAGACAGTGAAAACGCCTCGAGACTCATACTAAGACACTATGGCACTAACTCGACTCCACAAAACACCCCAAACGTTCCCAAAGAAACGACGCACCACACGCAacgcaataaaacccataaactcaaatttttgacaccaattgtttcctacgatttctaatgcaaccaacgactatcgacacgaaacaaagcatcaaaactcatcccaaactcatactccatatacctaaacacaACAGCGATCACacgacggttcccaacgaagcctgcaacaaataaacttcaaaaacacatcaatatcatcattttcagaaaacgcagtttgagcagcccacgaaaaacaccataactcactcaatatttatctaaatattttgaattttatatcaaatcgaaggtatcaaaaagttctacgattttcatgttgaaagttttctcaaaatcacgaccgaaaaatcgcagtaattcaaTATACAGTAGGGTTagaaatttcagatctaaaaatttcttcaaaacacATCCAataaattttctgctcaaaccacTACATAACGTTCACATGATTTCATACAAAAtacattaaaatttatattatgacaAGATTGACGCAGGAACAACATAATATACGtgcttttaaatatttaacgttaccgaaacgacgactctgacgcgggaaggaagcgagggttgatccgggacgatcgtgcAACGATTTTTCTTGCAACAAAACTTACGAAAAATTGCTGTAGAAATAaaaggggaggggcggctgctcttgctctccaagaaccctaatattcttctctcaaaatttgaaatagAGTGTAgagaattttgtgtgtgtgttttaagtgtagatgtgtgtgtgtagaggtgtgtgtgcgtgtgttttaatTTAGTTATGgggaaaaattgcttaattaggaATTAATAATGCTATAATAAAAACGCTAATCAAAATGCTaataaatgttaattaaaatgttaattctcactACTAAGAAAAGtctcctaatttaaaataaaacgaacttttgctaaactttaaaagttttaaaattctaacatcactaaataaataatttaggctttagaaatgataaaaattaataactaatttaaaatgccccaaccttaactaaaaataaaataccacatttaaaaattgtcaaaatcgtcaccggtctcttttcctcgaccccgactcgaataatcgcctgaaacatgaaactcgagaaaatattttaactgtgcatcacataaacataattaatttaaaataatgcatttgaataaACCAGACATCGCCAAAAATcactttaaaattaaataaataatttagcaattaaatagatgcatgagatttacgtgtactgattttgggctctacagttcctcctccatttatataaatttcgaCCTCGAAATTagatcttaccaaacagttctgggtagcggttcctcatatccgcttctgtctcccaagtggcctcctccactgattgatttagccacttgactttgaccaacttggtcaccttgttccgaagcctACGCTCATGccggtctaggatttggacgggtctttcctcatatgacagatctggagccaactgtaacggttcatagctcaacacgtgcgaaggattggctaggtacttcctcagcatcgagatgtGAAACACATTttgtacaccggccagattcggcggtagggctacatggtaagctagtgtcccaactctgtcaatattctcaaacggtccaataaatctcggactaagcttgccactcttcccaaatctcataacagctttcatgggtgctatctttacgaaaacgtgatcccccacggcaaactcgagatcccttttcctcttgtcagcataactcttttggcgactctatgcggtcttcatcctgtctcagatcttgaccaccacatccgctgtaatgcccgagaattttttattataatccgaaatgatttgttggtaaTTGAGGTGATTGTAGACGGAATGGGTCAGACCGGGATAGGCGAAAAGAAGActaaattatgtgcgaggactgagcccctcgcgcatatgcgcgacccatccgggcgcatatgcgcgaggtaggcagagaacctcgcgcatatgcgcgacaaggactggcgcatatgcgtgagtatggcagagaattgcaaagaacctcgcgcatatgcgccaagcgagggcgcgcatatgcgcgagcttcCGTGAggttacgcgccgagacatagtgtctcgcgcatatgcgccgaggtaggtcgcgcatatgcgcgagacgtgcagcacctAGAGTGAGCCACCTAGCCTacacatgcatgatatatatttataacaaACCTCATTCCTTAGAATTCAGAAGAAAAGAACGGAAGAGCTCCAGAGAATTGGTCAAGTTTTTGAATCGTAGATTTGCAATTTATGCAAAATCCAGccgtctgatttttaatccgacttcagtactgagtttctatcgacgagagcttcaactggatgtaagtttcttatgtttatgatatgatttgaaattatgatattgccagaatcagatatgattgatatatggtgttcttgacatagtagacatcgtataatcgagtttggattgaagaacagataacatatgaaattgatatgatttttggaatggatttgattgagatttggtatcagtttgtattgttatcgattatgagttgtgagaattgatatctgttgatttgtattgcggggtatattgagattgtgcagttatgccgttgaaacagaattagattgaattctgattatatccagtattgatttgagttgtgtattgataccgtactcctcgatattgtcattgccagattgagtattgacaggcttcgaattcgagacttcgacttcgtcagatagacagaaagaaaggtataaatcaatgttgattcgggattgcacaactcgagtttgatttaacttgagttttccaaaatcacatacttaattgtcattgcctcgatatgttgcaatgttcgAGATTGAtgtgcttattctattgatttatagttaagcatatgttatgtgaggagtcatgggcggatgtgcctagtccttgggctgatgtgcctgatatttggcggagatgccaagtctttggcagaggtgccaagacaccggacgtttggtcatatcgatgttgccTAGGAGTAGAGCGACTTCTATCGCCGAGATTCGATATGGACAGGACTaaagtccgtaaataagaacgtaccgccaccacgatcgggagagtatgtgggagattgttacgttcttattcagatcgggatccctagattaggaaagagtcgagtcagaaattatgagtcag
The sequence above is a segment of the Primulina tabacum isolate GXHZ01 chromosome 6, ASM2559414v2, whole genome shotgun sequence genome. Coding sequences within it:
- the LOC142549200 gene encoding putative inactive receptor-like protein kinase At3g56050 encodes the protein MEGLWRSRSCLLLALAIGSLYLLNLRFCCSLNDEGLALLRVKEKVLSDPYGALSNWKGEVGVENPCSWVGVGCSEGYVVVLNLKDLRLTGTLAPDIGNLVHVKSIILRNNSLSGVIPMEIANLKQLEVLDIGYNNFSGRLPCHHCDKFSTGLLLVDNNKLLDRMHPKIYEIKKLSEIQVEDNLLSTAARMVSCNGLLVSWNSEETKDVTRRKLLRTPAFRPFFLSPPPPVSVPPPSRPFRSPRDIAPSPSPSPSPSPSPPRVLVVPSPLPSPDIQVSPPSLATPAEKPSASSQISWMSSHRILVFSAFIGGPLLILLLIGGILFFRFNKMATVNPWRTGLSGQLQKAFVTGVPKLKRSELVAACEDFSNVIGSSSVCHLYKGTLSNGVEIAVISIAVASAKEWSNSLESNFRKKIDTLSKVNHKNFVCLLGYCVEEEPFTRMMVFEYAPNGTLFEHLHIREAEHLDWATRLRTAMGVAYCLEHMHQLTPPLAHRNLTSSSVYLTEDYAGKVSDFIYQNEGNLDGIEPNTQSNVYSFGVVLFEMMTGRLPYSVGGESLENWGSDYLRVQTLREIVDPTLRTFHEEQLQLVGNVIKMCTDQDPRRRPSMKEVCLMLREVTNIGPDGAIPKVSHLWWAELEILSTEAN